A region of Ovis canadensis isolate MfBH-ARS-UI-01 breed Bighorn chromosome 19, ARS-UI_OviCan_v2, whole genome shotgun sequence DNA encodes the following proteins:
- the FANCD2OS gene encoding FANCD2 opposite strand protein, whose protein sequence is MAGYQLWSPWTPLDESFQWLRHTTPTPSSKHPFRASPCFPHTPSDLEVQLCFQEVTLVLDSPFLEPGVSPKLPCHTSELRTMNNKKGLVRKPQPVRLSGVDSVFGRVITAQPPKWTGTFRVSDKSAFCKIISREHQWPTGLKEPQIQMTVTMCKQMLRSILLLYATYKKCTFALQHSK, encoded by the coding sequence ATGGCAGGATACCAGCTCTGGTCACCATGGACCCCACTGGATGAGAGCTTCCAATGGCTGCGGCATACAACACCTACCCCTTCCTCCAAGCACCCCTTTAGGGCTTCCCCCTGCTTTCCACATACCCCTTCTGACCTTGAAGTGCAGCTGTGCTTTCAAGAGGTCACTCTAGTCCTAGACAGCCCATTCCTGGAGCCTGGGGTGAGTCCCAAGTTGCCCTGTCACACGTCAGAGCTCCGAACCATGAACAACAAGAAAGGGCTGGTCAGGAAGCCTCAGCCTGTCCGCCTCAGTGGAGTGGATTCTGTCTTTGGCAGGGTCATCACGGCTCAGCCACCAAAGTGGACTGGGACCTTCAGAGTTTCAGACAAGTCAGCCTTCTGCAAAATCATTAGCCGGGAGCACCAGTGGCCCACTGGACTTAAGGAACCTCAGATTCAGATGACAGTGACCATGTGCAAACAGATGTTACGCTCCATCCTCTTGCTGTATGCGACATACAAGAAGTGCACCTTTGCCTTGCAACATTCCAAGTAA